From one Mytilus edulis chromosome 1, xbMytEdul2.2, whole genome shotgun sequence genomic stretch:
- the LOC139515507 gene encoding complex I assembly factor ACAD9, mitochondrial-like: protein MWSRTSYTLRYFSKDKLFSSNKHIVRLQRRKASSGSIQKADLDDKEITQTSQSGEYIQKALKPKTNDPFVKNLFLGNFDKDALIYPELTKEQLDDINQLVQPIERFFDEVDSKTIDEKAKIPDDVLQQLKDLGLFGQQIPEEYGGLGLNATEFARLAEITALDGSISVTLAAHQSIGLKGILIAGTESQKQKYLPKLATGEHVAAFCLTEPSSGSDAASIQTRATLSEDGKTFHLNGGKIWISNGGIADVFTVFAKTEIEKDGEKVDKVTAFIVEREFGGVTNGKPEDKLGIRGSNTCEVHFDNTPVPIENVIGEVGGGFKVAMNILNSGRFSMGSSGAGVLKKMMGLVAEHATTRAQFGQYLSEFPLIKEKFARLAITTYVMESMAYLTAGTLDAYEQPDLSLEAAIVKIFSSEGCWVCANECLQILGGLGYMKDYPYERLLRDGRILMIFEGTNEILRMFVALQGCQHAGKQLKDLVKKLRNPLANPGLFFGTLKKRMMSDPLKPALKLHLDEEVHPSLKTAAQSLETGTFIFQTAVERVLERYGNKVVHEQLDLKRLANIVIDLYAMTSCIARTSRSLSIGLRNSDHELLITNTFCYEADLRIKHEMQQLLKGKTENTDETIHKIADLVFKNKGYAASHPLDRNW, encoded by the exons ATGTGGTCGAGAACAAGTTATACTCTACGGTATTTTTCAAAGGATAAACTGTTTTCTTCTAACAAGCACATTGTAAGGTTACAACGTAGAAAAGCTAGTAGCGGTTCTATTCAGAAAGCAGATCTAGACGATAAAGAAATAACTCAAACTAGTCAAAGTGGAGAGTATATCCAGAAAGCATTAAAACCTAAAACGAATGAtccatttgttaaaaatttatttctTGGAAATTTTGATAAG GATGCTCTGATATACCCTGAACTTACGAAAGAACAGTTAGATGATATAAACCAATTGGTGCAGCCTATAGAAAGATTTTTTGATGAAG TTGATTCAAAGACAATAGATGAAAAAGCTAAAATTCCTGATGATGTTTTACAGCAGTTAAAAGATTTAGGGTTATTTGGTCAACAAATTCCTGAAGAATATG GTGGCCTAGGACTAAATGCTACAGAATTTGCCAGACTAGCAGAAATAACAGCACTTGATGGTTCTATATCAGTCACATTAGCAGCTCACCAGTCGATTGGCCTGAAA GGAATACTGATTGCTGGGACTGaatctcaaaaacaaaaatatctaccAAAATTGGCAACAGGTGAACATGTGGCTGCTTTCTGTTTAACTGAACCTTCCAG TGGAAGTGATGCTGCCTCAATACAGACACGAGCAACATTATCAGAGGATGGTAAAACATTTCATTTGAATGGTGGTAAAATTTGGATATCTAATGGAGGAATAGCTGATGTGTTTACTGTGTTTGCAAAAACAGAAATAGAGAAAGAT GGAGAGAAAGTTGATAAAGTGACAGCCTTTATTGTTGAGAGAGAATTTGGTGGTGTGACCAATGGTAAACCAGAAGACAAGCTTGGAATCAGAGGTTCTAACA cttGTGAAGTTCATTTTGACAACACTCCTGTACCTATAGAAAATGTCATAGGTGAAGTTGGAGGAGGATTTAAG GTTGCCATGAACATATTAAACAGTGGAAGATTTAGTATGGGAAGTTCTGGTGCAGGTGTTCTCAAGAAAATGATGG GACTGGTAGCTGAGCATGCTACAACAAGAGCACAGTTTGGACAATATCTGTCAGAATTTCCACTTATAAAG GAAAAATTTGCACGGTTAGCTATAACAACATATGTAATGGAGAGTATGGCATATTTAACGGCAGGAACTTTAGATGCATATGAACAACCAGATTTATCATTAGAGGCTGCTATTGTTAAG ATTTTCAGTTCAGAGGGTTGTTGGGTATGTGCCAATGAATGTTTACAAATATTAGGAGGTTTAGGATATATGAAGGATTATCCATATGAACGCTTATTAAGGGATGGACGAATCCTTATGATATTTGAG GGAACAAATGAAATTCTACGAATGTTTGTTGCACTACAAGGCTGTCAGCATGCAGGAAAACAGCTGAAAGATCTAGTcaa GAAATTAAGAAATCCATTAGCCAACCCTGGATTATTTTTTGGGACCCTGAAAAAGAGAATGATGTCAGATCCACTGAAGCCAGCATTAAAATTACATTTGGATGAAGAAGTGCACCCTAGTCTTAAG ACAGCTGCACAGTCGTTAGAGACAGGCACCTTTATATTCCAGACAGCAGTAGAAAGAGTATTAGAGAGATATGGGAAT AAAGTAGTACATGAACAACTAGACCTTAAAAGATTAGCCAACATTGTGATAGATTTATATGCCATGACATCATGTATAGCCAGAACTAGTCGATCTCTTTCTATAGGATTACGTAACTCTGATCATGAG TTGTTgataacaaatacattttgttatGAGGCAGATTTAAgaataaaacatgaaatgcagCAGTTATTGAAAG GTAAAACAGAAAATACAGATGAAACTATACATAAAATAGCAGATTTAGTTTTCAAAAACAAAGGATATGCAGCCTCACATCCATTGGACAGAAATTGGTAG